The Micromonospora siamensis genome contains the following window.
GTGGGCCACCTGGGCCGGGTGCCGCTCGCCGCCCTCGCGGTCGGCGGCACGGTGCTGACCCTGATCGCCTGGCTGGGCGCGGTCGTCGCGTACGGCACCACCGGGCGGTCGGCCCGCCGGTTCGGCTCCGGCGACCGGGCCGCCGCGGTGGCCGAGGGCGTCCAGGCATCCTGGCTTGCCCTCGCACTGGGCGTGCTGGTGGCGGCCGGCATGCAGCTCGGCGGCGGGGCGCTGGCGCGTACCCTCGTCGGCGAGTCCGGCGCGGTGGCCGACGCCGCCGCGCACTGGCTGCGGATCGCGGCGCTGGGCGCCCCCGGCCTGCTGCTCGCCGCGGCCGGCAACGGCTGGCTGCGCGGCATCCAGGACACCCGCCGGCCGCTCTGGTTCGTGCTCGCGCCGAACCTGCTCTCCGCGCTGCTCTGCCCGCTGCTGGTCTATCCGGCAGGGCTCGGCCTGGTCGGCTCGGCGGTGGCCAACGCGATCGCCCAGAGCATCTCCGGCGCGCTCTTCGCCACCGCGCTGGTCCGCGAGCGGATCTCCCTGCGGCCCCGTCCGCACCTCATCCGCCAGCAACTGGTGCTCAGCCGCGACCTGCTCGTCCGCGGCGTCGCCTTCCAGGCCAGCTTCCTGTCGGCGACCGCCGTCGCGGCCCGGTTCGGCGCCGCGGCGGTCGGCGCCCACCAGGTCGCCGTGCAGCTCTGGTTCTTCACCGCGCTGGTGCTCGACGCGCTCGCCATCGCCGCCCAGTCCCTGATCGGCGCGGCGCTCGGCGCGGGCGACGACACCGGGGCCCGGGCGCTGGCCCGCCGGCTCGCGCTGATCGGTGGGGCCTGCGGCGTCGTCTTCGCCGCGCTGATCGCGGCGG
Protein-coding sequences here:
- a CDS encoding MATE family efflux transporter; its protein translation is MSQPATAATAADASPRRIAGLALPALVVLAAEPLYVLVDTAVVGHLGRVPLAALAVGGTVLTLIAWLGAVVAYGTTGRSARRFGSGDRAAAVAEGVQASWLALALGVLVAAGMQLGGGALARTLVGESGAVADAAAHWLRIAALGAPGLLLAAAGNGWLRGIQDTRRPLWFVLAPNLLSALLCPLLVYPAGLGLVGSAVANAIAQSISGALFATALVRERISLRPRPHLIRQQLVLSRDLLVRGVAFQASFLSATAVAARFGAAAVGAHQVAVQLWFFTALVLDALAIAAQSLIGAALGAGDDTGARALARRLALIGGACGVVFAALIAAGAGVVPSWFSSDPGVREQAMVAWPWFVALQPVGGVVFALDGVLIGAGDVRYLRNLTIVAALGGFLPAIWLAWAFDLGLGGIWAGLLLFVLLRLVALLLRLRSGGWAVVGAVR